The Parus major isolate Abel chromosome Z, Parus_major1.1, whole genome shotgun sequence genome has a window encoding:
- the LOC107198409 gene encoding aquaporin-3-like, giving the protein MGRQKDILATIEEHLRIRNKLVRQALAECLGTLILVLFGCGSVAQIILSRGTHGGFLTVNLAFGFAVTLGILIAGQVSGGHLNPAVTFAMCLLAREPWIKLPIYALAQTLGAFLGAGIVFGLYYDAIWAFNNNQLSVTGVNATAGIFATYPSEHLNVVNGFFDQFIGTASLIVCVLAIVDPYNNPVPTGLEAFTVGFVVLVIGTSMGFNSGYAVNPARDFGPRLFTAIAGWGTAVFQVGKPSHWWWVPVVAPFLGAVAGVIVYQLTIGCHDEPSPPASEQETVKLANVKHKERV; this is encoded by the exons ATGGGGCGGCAGAAGGACATTCTTGCTACCATTGAGGAGCACCTGAGGATCAGAAACAAATTAGTGCGGCAAGCGCTGGCTGAGTGCTTGGGGACACTGATCCTAGTG CTCTTTGGCTGTGGCTCAGTTGCACAGATCATTCTCAGCAGAGGGACTCATGGAGGTTTCCTGACTGTCAACCTGGCCTTTGGCTTCGCTGTCACGCTCGGCATTTTGATCGCAGGGCAAGTGTCAG GTGGACACCTGAACCCAGCTGTCACTTTTGCCATGTGCTTATTGGCCCGGGAGCCCTGGATCAAGCTACCAATTTATGCCCTTGCACAAACCCTGGGAGCTTTCCTTGGAGCTGGCATAGTCTTTGGGCTGTACTATG ATGCTATCTGGGCTTTTAACAATAACCAGCTCAGTGTTACAGGAGTGAATGCCACCGCTGGTATTTTTGCCACCTACCCATCTGAGCATCTGAATGTTGTGAATGGCTTCTTTGATCAG TTCATTGGCACTGCCTCCCTGATTGTTTGTGTCTTGGCTATTGTTGATCCCTACAACAACCCCGTCCCCACTGGGCTGGAGGCTTTCACAGTTGGCTTTGTCGTCCTCGTTATTGGAACCTCCATGGGCTTCAACTCTGGCTATGCTGTCAACCCTGCCAGGGACTTTGGGCCTCGTCTCTTCACAGCCATTGCTGGCTGGGGCACTGCAGTGTTCCA ggtTGGTAAGCCATCCCACTGGTGGTGGGTTCCAGTTGTTGCTCCTTTCCTTGGGGCAGTTGCAGGAGTGATTGTCTATCAGCTGACAATTGGATGTCATGATGAGCCTTCTCCACCTGCCTCTGAGCAGGAAACAGTCAAGCTGGCTAATGTGAAGCACAAGGAGAGGGTCTGA